The Sardina pilchardus chromosome 5, fSarPil1.1, whole genome shotgun sequence DNA window ACCACTTGGGTGTATCAGTCTCTCAGTGTAATGCATGGTGGCGGGGATTCTAATTTTGGTTGTTGGGAAGGATCATGAATCAGGAGCTCAATCAAGTACTACAAAGAACACACCAATGACttaataagccccgagaggctgtGGGTTACACTGACttcagaacagctaaggggtgtAAGGGGTGCACAACGCGCAATCAGAGGGAACTGTTTTAGTGTCTTGTGTACATGTTGACCCTTTGTCCTTGGCGAGATTTGTAATGGCTGAAATAGAGGAAGAAGGTGTGTTAAGTGATCAATGATGTGATATCACTGTTTTTCACATGCTTTCAGATTCTtggctttcattttttttgacaACACACTATAAGCACGTCAGAGCTACACTTAGCTGACCAAGAGTCCACATCGAAatgaatgtcatcagcctgaaAATTACGATCCTTACAAaacattacatactgtaggctacctctaACCTTATCCCTCCTTTTCCTATCTTTTTCTGTAGCATTCCCACAaccttctctcctttccaccAAGGGCAATGCAGCAGACATGGTTCATGGTGATTGTTATTCTCTGTTGCTTGGGACAGAATGACACACTGGGTGAGTTGTACATCATAACTCAGGAAACTGTTTGGTTAGGAATATGACCTCGGTTATCTGAAGGAGGACATGAGATGTTCACCAAATCATTCTAAGATGTTGACGCCATCGATCTCCAACCACCCGTCGTGGTTGATTTTCCCCCCAAGGGCCATTGCCCGTATAGGCGCACTGTGAACAAGTAGTCCTTATTTACATTGTAAAGTAGTTCACTTGATCAGGTCCAGACTGCTGATGTGGCAGAGGAGGATTAACGTCCTATTCTCTCCTTCAGAGAAGTTCTATTCACATCCAAACCTTCTCTACCTGTTGAGATCACTCAACGTTAAGACGTATAGGATACCACAGTGCCTCATTGGCAACGAGGCCAGACGCGTTAACAAATGAGACTCTTCAGCAGGACGTAGCGCACACATGGTGGGTAGTTGTGAGCAAGAGGAAAGCACAGAGCAGGCTACTGACCTACTTGAGATGTTCAGGCTGGAGAAGTGGCCGAAGGTGTAATCTGAAGTCCCACTCGAGCTTAAGCAGCTCTGTTCAATAGAGATGTCCAGGCTGCCCAAGAGCCAGCCACACTACTTTTGGAGTAGTTACAGTAGCTCTGGTGTCCATGGTTAGTGGAGGAGGGTAGTGGAGTGAAAACTAATTCACAGGCGGTTAGATAACAGCTTGCGGGTACCGAGTGCCATATTGAGCCCTGCGCCTTCGTTAGGAGATCTCTGCATGCTGGCAGCTGCCAAGGCATCAGTTTGAGATCGGACTTCCACTACTTGGTTGGCCAGTGCAGGGCTCTCCGCACACGGTCTGGTATCAAGAGCCTTTGCCTTGATAACGCACAGCCTACTGCCTGGACCTCATACCAGAGGATGAGCAATGGGGTTTTGCGTAGAGCGCATGTCCAGTCAGTGTAAGTGCACAGTGCGCTCATCTATCGGGCGGAGTTTGCCCAGATGGGAGCAAAGATGGGAGCAAAACTGGTGAGACTCGATCAGGGGATGGAAGGGCCTGCTGTAATGGAGTTAGAACTCACTAGAACTTAGAACTCACTAGAACTTTGAGGCTTCTTTCCCTGTGAAGCTGAGGATCTACGCAATCGCTGAAGAGTGAAAGAGGGCTGGTTGTTCGCAGTGCGCTATAGTCAATTAGCCTGACTCCGCCTGTCTACGCACTTCCTCTCAATTTATTTTCCCGTCAGCACTCCGTCTGGGATACCTTGATCCACTtttgtttactccggcaagtgcacctccgcccaatcagcaaacagagggcgttcccgaGAGCGATTACATTTCAGTTTCGAGCCTATCGTTATCGGTATGTCCCCCAACATACGTCATACCAAACGTTAGTatattgaactccaatgatttcaaacttcagacaagcgtccacaaaccaggaaataaacacgTTTGCCAATGACTGCTAagtcagagagtctggcctagatccattggcaaacgttttaCAGGCTACCGGTAATAGTCAACGGCCAACATACCACGTACGGGTCCGAGTGGccacagggacccaggttcaagtcTGACCTGCGgccatttcccaatcccaccccatttctctctcccacttgcttcctgtcactctcttcactgtcctatgaataaaggcaaaaagcccctcAAAAATATactgttttaatcagtgtcaATCATGATTTGAATAAGAATATTGACAAATATTTACCTAACATGGTACTTCTGTtggtgatgtgagtgtgtgtctctctctctgttcatgtttgtgtgtgtgtgtgtgtgtgtgtgtctaattctAGATGTTCGGCAGACTTGCCAACCACAGGCGTCATGCTCAGAGTGTTTGAGGAGTCCTGGCTGTGCGTGGTGTAAACAGGGGGTGAGATCTGCTACTAATGGCCATGCTGGGCACCATTTACATACCTGAGATTTTGACAAGCTGACTGTATTATCTAATTCAAGCCAAATGTGGTGCTGCCCCTGAGACTATTGGACTATTGTACAGTGCTTGctcttctgttcctctcttctctaaatGATCttaacatacaacacacacaacaacaacaacaaagtcagGATTAACTGTCTGTGCCTCTCAGGACTTCCTCAAGCCTGGAGAGTCAAACGAACGGCGATGTGATTCGGCCGAGTCACTGACTAGCAGGAAATGCGAAGTAGGGCATGTGATCAACCCTAAACCATGGAAGGACATCCTAAAGGACTCGCAGCTGAGCAGTGATCCAAAAAATGTTGTGCAGATGAAACCACAGTCCGTTCAGCTCAAACTGCGGATAGGTCAGAACCAGTGTAAttctgaatcacacacacacacacacacacctcttcacatCCCTGAAGCAGGTTGATCTGTTCTGTGGCTCCACTTGCTATTTAAATTCAGTGCTTTCATGAATTTATAATACTTGCACTTTCAATATAACGTTATTTAACAATACAACATTAACAACAAATGAATATAGAGTAGCACAAAACAGTTTTTACAAAAGGTCCACTTGAGAAAGCATGATTTCCTCTGCTCTGGACAGGTCAGCCTCATGAGCTTAAAGTGGTGTTCAAGCGTGCTCAGGGCTACCCAATAGACCTGTACTACCTGATGGACCTCAGCTACTCCATGAAGGATGATCTGGACAAAATCAAGAATTTGGGACACGACATCCTCACCACTCTACAGAATTTCACCAAAGACACGCACATAGGTGAGAGAAACCACAGGCACTGAGACACACTCCATGTGGTGTACTTAGTACTgtagtacttttttttttttactgtggaGGAAGCATTCAAATACTGTATAGCTCAAAAGTAAGCAGAAGTTGTACTACACCCCTGCATATTAAACAAGCTATTGATGAAATAGACTTAGCTATATGAATTAGCTTAGTGTCTTAAAtcatgtttcatgtttcaacaatatgtacagtattcatTTGAATATGAGTACCTCTATTACATTTTCCTTTCAAAGTCATTGATTTTCCTGTTGTTTCCAAGGGTTTGGTTCATTTGTGGATAAGGTGGCGCTGCCGTATGTGAGCCAGCAGATCTTGCGACTGACCAACCCATGTCCCAGTCGCATGGACCAGTTGCATTGTCGGCCAGCCTTCAGCTTCCGGAACATTCTTCCTCTGACCGAAGACGCAGATAAGTTCCAGAAGGAGGTGAGCAAGCAGAAGATCTCCGCTAACCTGGACTCGCCGGAGGCTGGACTGGACGCTATCATGCAAGCTGCCGTCTGCTGGGTACGGAGGCTAAACAATCACAGCAATCACAATACATACCACAGTTGATAGCCCTTCTAGAACCCTTCTTGGTTTCTATGTCTCTGAAGGAGAAGATTGGATGGAGACCCAAGGTCACCAGAATTCTAGTCTACACGTCCGATGACACCTTCCACATGGCGGGAGACGGACGACTGGCTGGAATCTACAGCCCCCATGATGGGCAGTGCCACCTGGAAAACTCTGTCTATCAGGGCACGCTTCAGGTGAGAGGTTACCTCTGTCAGTCAGACTAAGCCCAAGACAAGGTTTTTTAACCAAGGAATCGATTTTCTTCAGCTATAAGGTTAATATACAGGGATGGGACtgcatttattttcttcattcttcttcATGATTAATTTAATTCGCAATCTGATTCTGAGTCATTGGGCTATTTGGCACTGTAGCTAAATACATGGGTGTCTTTTTTTAATTTGCGTGAAACAcagtgtggctaatacacaggaaatgtgtGCTGTGAATAGAAACAGgtcctgagtgtgagtgtatgtgtgaagcGTTAGGTCTGACAATTATGCTTATGCTCATTTGCTACGCTTTTGATTCTTTCCACTTTTGTCATAGAACAGATTTAAATATCGTAAAAAATAGAGTCACAGTgatgtgacgtgacgtgacatgACCAGAGTTCAAAGGGCAtggaatcagagagggttaaagcggagcggatagtaatgaaggatgtTTGATGGAATGTTTACTGTGTAtctgttatactgtagctgttttaGTTGTTGATCATAACTTCATTGTAAACTGTCTTTAGGTAATTCCACAATAACATATCAGCCATGAGCCAGGAGTCAGGCTGATTTATGCTCTAAAATTATATAGATGGTATAATTTCCATAAAAACTTTATTTAATCTATCACATTAATTAAGATACAGAATGGTGCTCACTAAtctattcatgttttttttctgtatgggtTCTATCATTGTAggtatttaaatgtttaatatgtaaatatttaaatatattctaACATATGCATATTTGTATCCACGTAGGACTATCCTTCTATAGGCCATCTCTCAACGGTTCTTCAGAATAGCAGTATTCAGCTCATCTTTGCTGTGACTGAGGAGATCTACCATGCCTACAAGGTCAGCTAACATGCTCCTTGCCCACAAACCTTCATAATGAATGCCAGTTCTACGTTTGGTGAGATACCCTGTTCACCCTGTTGACCTGTGATGAAAGATTATCTGATGAGACTTGATGCATGAACACTCTGGCTTACTGTAGTATGATGTAAAGGTGGTCTGTTGGTGCACATGGTGCTCATAGCATACCGTGCCTTTTGTTGTTCCCCCTTTCCTGTGGAAATAGGCAGGCCATCAtccattcgtctttttatctatcctcccttccttcctcggtcctcgttcccactgatctacggtagataaagaatgatggggcctatcttgtgttctttatagatcagtgggaacaagccggaggactgaggaagggaggaagggaggatagataaaaagacgaatgagaggtgCCCTAAGTGTTcatagcatactgtatatggggcCTCTTCTTGTTCTTCTCCCCCTTCCCTGTGAAAGTAGACAGGCCATCATCCATACCTCCCTCTTTACGTCGTCTTCTCAtccgtccttctctctctctctcctccgcgctctctgtcctcctctctcaggcACTGAGTGAGCTGATCCCTGGCTCCGTAGTGGGGGTGCTGAAGAACGACTCCAGCAATGTGGTGGAGCTCATCTCAGATGCatacagagtgagtgagtgagtgagtgagtgagtgtgtgtgtgtgtgtgtgtgtgtgtgtgtgtaaaactgtGTACAAACAATATATACAGCTTTACGTCGTTGGGCTTTATAACATGCACAAAATGTGATGTGGAAAATTAAATGTCATTCAATCAGAAGTCACTGTTTCAATGTACATGAGTAGGTGTTTCAAGTTAATGTATGAAGATCAGGCATGTCGTTTTCTaatggtggatgtgtgtgtgtgtgtgtgtgtgtgtgtgtgtgtgtgtgtgtagaatctGTCCGCTAGCATAGTGTTTGACCATGAGGCGGCCCCTGCAGGCTTGTCCATCTCCTACCAGTCATCctgtgggagaggggggtggagtgacTGGAGTCCCCACGGGGAGTGCAATGGAATCAAACTGGACCAGCAggtctgacacacacgcacacgcacgcacacgcacgcacgcacgcacgcacgcacgcacgcacgcacacacgcatgcacacacgcatgcacacgcacgcacacacgcacacacacacgggaaggTAACAGCAGACAGAAAGCATCGTAGCTAGTATCAAATATATATGACTCCGCATACAAATGCAATGGTAACTGTGCTGTAACAGGAACTTTCTGAAACAAGGCCAAGAAAAGGCACATTCTATGTAGtcatcacaaacacagacaacaattATAACCGGCTGATGTGTATCTTGTTTTGTGCGTAGGTGGAGTTCACCGTGCGTTTCAATGCCACAGCCTGCCTAACAAAGAGAGAGCCGATAAAGATCAAAGTGCAGGGCACTGATGCCGACTTCACCGTCCTGGTGGAGACCCTCTGTGACTGTGAATGCAAGGACAAGCAGGAGAAATCCTCTGACTGCAGCGGCAACGGAACGTTCCACTGTGGAATGTGCAGGTACAGTACCACACAAACGCTGCAGCGCTGCCATGTCTGCATGCTTCCTGTACACATGGCCTACTTTCTTAGGTGCCGTGGAGACGCATGGCAACCTCCGGTTACCATAGCAATCATGTCAACGTTACTTGATATCATAGACTGACAGCTTTACATAAAGTTTGCCCTACAGTATACTGAAATGACTTTTAATGTCACATTTTTAAATAAGGGAATATTTGAGGGAGAAAAAATAAGAGAGTATTTGTATCAATTCTGCTCAAGTCTCTGTCTGCTATTTTACACCGGAGTGATGCTAGAACTACGTTCTAGAACTTTCTAGAACTACTTCATAGAGTtactttattattgttgttgctgttgttattgttattgtttgtatAGTTGTAAGGTGTCTTTGCGTGCCATGAAAGTCGccccaaataaaatgtattattattattattattattattatcatcactttctttgtttcttgctgctgctggctgACGTTGTGTATTTCCTCGGTCTGTGCAGCTGTGACGTCAAGCACCTTGGGCAGAAGTGCGAGTGTCAGCTGAGCGATGACTTTGAGTCCATGAAGGAGATGTCTGCGCTCTGTCGCCAGACCAACTCCTCAGACATCTGCGGGGGCCACGGGCTCTGCGAGTGTGGGAAGTGTGCCTGCCATAACCATTACCGTGGCGATTACTGTGAATGTGACGATAACAGCTGTCCTCAGCACCTCCACAAAATGTGCAACGGTAAGGAGATTTGAGTGGTAATCAGAATTGGGAAAATTGTATTTAAGCCGAGATTAGTCCATGTTCTAGGACAGAACCGCTCCAaagcaaaatgcaaaaaaagagaaaattaaGCTATTCGAACTTTCGGCAAAACATGCGTAGTGCACCAGTGCAAGATGTCAGAGCGCTGACCACAAAGTAACCAGCACAGTATGTGAAGCTCCCTCTAGTGGTACTAAATGTCCTCATTATTGTAGCCTTAGTTTTTTATGACAACattttgcatactgtatatcttcagCAATCATCAATTTACTGCCTgattgtctttgtttgtgtgtttgctatttgtttgtgtgtttgttatttgtttgtgtgtttttttttatttgtttgtgtgtttgttatttgtctctgtgtttgttatttgtttgtgtgtttgtgtatttgttatttgtttgtgtgtttgtgagttgcCTGTGCTCTGACTCTTACGTACCTTTGTGTTTCGCAGGGAAGGGATCCTGTAGCTGTGGCCAATGTCAGTGCAATGACGACTACACTGGTGAAAAGTGTCACTGTCCTCCTGAGGGAAAACGGAACTGTAGGAAAGGCAAGATGGGCGGCAAGCCATGCAGTGGACACGGCGAGTGTCCTTGTGACCGCTGCATCTGTAAAGAGGGACTGACTGGGGATTACTGTGACAGGGTCCAAGAACCATGTGGCATGAAATATCAGTAAGTGTTGGGTGCTTGTCTCTCGGAcaaattgatgtgtgtgtgtgtgtgtgtgtgtgtgtgtgtttgtgtgtgttctttttgtgttacttccgtgaaACATACATCAAATCTGTGTGCGACGtatattgaatgtgtgtgtgcataccgtctgtctgtctgtggtgtctgtatgtgtgtgtctctctctctctctctctctctctctcaatttgaCCTGCAAAGAGTTAAAGAAGGAGGTAGACAGAGATAtgctatgatgatgatgatgatagtgtGTCTATGCATACTTGTAGGAGCTGCATGGTGTGTGAGATAtgctatgatgatgatgatgattgtgtgtCTATGCGTACTTGTAGGAGCTGCATGATGTGTGAGATAtgctatgatgatgatgatgattgtgtcTCTATGCATACTTGTAGCTGCATGGTGTGTGAGATAtgctgtgatgatgatgatgatgattgtgtgtctatgcatacTTGTAGCTGCATGGTGTGTGAGATAtgctatgatgatgatgatgatgatgattgtgtgtCTATGCGTACTTGTAGCTGCATGGTGTGTGAGATACTATGATGATGATTGCGTGTCTATGCGTACTTGTAGGAGCTGATTGGTGTGTGAGATAtgctgtgatgatgatgattgtgtgtCTAGGCatacttagaatagaatagaatagaatatatacttttttgatcctgtgagggaaattcagagatatgctatgatgatgatgatgatgatggtgtgtctATGCGTACTTGTAGGAGCTGCATGGTGAGTGAGATATgctatgatgatgatggtgtgtctATGCATACAGTACTTGTAGGAGCTGCATGATGTGTGAGATATgctatgatgatgatggtgtgtctATGCGTACTTGTAGGAGCTGCATGATGTGTGAGATAtgctatgatgatgatgatggtgtgtctATGCGTACTTGTAGGAGCTGCATGATGTGTGAGATAtgctatgatgatgatgatggtgtgtctATGCGTACTTGTAGGAGCTGCATGGTGTGTGAGATAtgctatgatgatgatgatgatagtgtGTCTATGCGTACTTGTAGGAGCTGCATGATGTGTGAGATAtgctatgatgatgatgatgatgatgattgtgtgtctatgcatacTTGTAGGAGCTGCATGGTGTGTGAGATAtgctatgatgatgatgatgatgattgtgtgtctatgcatacTTGTAGCTGCATGATGTGTGAGATATgctatgatgatgatggtgtgtctATGCGTACTTGTAGGAGCTGCATGATGTGTGCGGCACAGGGTCAGACATGTGAGACAGAGTGTCAGGATCTGAGAGCAGTGCGGGATGAGGGTGCACAGGAGTATGCCTGTATTCACGAGGGACTCACCTTCTACGTTGACGCCACAAACGATGGACCCATCGAGATACACTACGCAGACCTGCCCAGTAAGAACCACAAGAACATTTTTGGTAACAAATTAAGTGTTGTATATTATTGCATTGTATCGTTTCCTTTCATCTACAGACCTCACATACTCATACCTTCGTCtccctcttgctccctctccctGCAGAGTCTATAGATAAGACCTCGGTCATCATCGGGAGTTCCGTAACGGGCATCGTGGTGATCGGTATTGTGATAATCATCGTGTACCGGCTACTGATCGAGCTGTACGACCTGAAAGAATACCGCAGCTTTGTGCGTGCCCAGGAGATGACTGACTGGAAAGATGTAAGCAGCACTTCCCTTACAGAGGCGCAGTTTAAAATAAGCAAGCCCTAACCCAAATGATCACCACAGCTCCAGTCCTCTTCTTCGCACTTTGTATTTCTGTAACACCACAAACATCATCTACAGTCACATGAATAAATAGACTACAGTACATTAACTAAATCATCTTTTAACCATATTGCTGTTCAGGCACTATTCAAGTgtatagtatacagtatgaaGAATTTGGTTCTCAAATGCCATATctctatttttaaaaacattaacaagtcatttaattgtgtatttcatgcGATAAATACAATTGCAGTTGTGCTAATTTGATTGAGTGAAGATAAAtcggtaacactccataataagggtccttaataaatagcaaactagtaattaactaaccctttgttaatatttgttaattgttacttaactatctatttgccacaagttaatgttttttcatcattaataattaatgaattaattaattaatgagtCATCTATTTTTGTCTGAACTTGAGCATCACCTTTAGTGTAGTTTTCACATAAAAATCCTACATCTTTCAGCgttttcctgttttgttttatcgAGGACCTTTGTGAACCTTGtgatcattcatttccagtgtCCATCCATACTCATAGTTATACTattattaatgatgaaaaaaccatcaacttgtggcaaatagatattttagtaacaattaacaaatattaacaaatggttagttaatgactagtttgctatttattaaggacccttattatggagtgttaccgataaatcaaataacaataactcaattacagttccactggaGTGACCTGGAAAattgatttaaaaaatatatatttttgaacattcatAAAAATGGAGGAGATACAGTAGCATTTTGGAACCAAAGTCTTCATTTATAAATGTGGTTCTGCAGCTGACTTGAGCCGTTTTCTTTTTCAGACCCACAATCCACTCTTCCAGGGAGCGACAACCACTGTTATGAACCCATTACATGACGACGAGTAAAACATTTTTACTTATTATTGTTCTTTAGTATTAtaatattattatgaccgccgcggTCATATCGTGATTGTGAACGTTTGAtggcccctatcttcagatgagatgttatcaaCTGTACCAAATTTCACTTGTATGATtatcctgacatcctctgggagtatgccaagttttgcggaatttcatccatgaggggctataaaataaattaatttatgtgtacatttggtgactgtacacccatcggtctgtagatggtggtattaagtGAAGGGTAGCTCTGGTTGCTGGATGCTactgtcacacactctctcacacacacacacacacacacacacacataaacacacacacagacacatacctacacacccAGTAGACACTCAGGcaggcatacgcacacacacatgcaccagcacccacacacacataaaagttgcagtaggggatggagtaggcgatggaaacaaattgacaagcgtgatttatatttgcggagagaatgtgcaggacagagcggcggtcatattgtgtaccgctttgtggtacatctagttgttattgttgttctcAAAAAGCAGTTTTGTATGGTATAAAAACAAATTTAGTCATGGTCACTCTGATAaatatattttgtgtgtatggtatTGGTTTGTAAAAATGTATGGTTCATTGTATATGGCATGTTTTCAGTTTAAAGGAAGAGTAATACTTTGAATGTTTAAAGAGTAATCTATTTCATCtgggtttttattttatttatatatggaCAAAACAGGCTTATTGTTGTAATAAATGTTGAATTACTCAAAATgatggcatacagtacatgtttttgCAACATACACTCCTAGTAGATTGGAATTGACAGATGTATCTTGCAAGCTCATTCACTGGCATAACGAGTCTTACATAAAGCAGGAAGTGGAACTTCGTGTGTGGATTTGTCACTGACTAGACAAAGGAACAACTCACTATacagattttttgttttgtttgttttattataaaTACGACAAAAAGGAAACCATTTTAATTTACAGTTATTGATCTTTATATATTGGCATGAATCAGCGGTTCAACAATTTGTATAGAGACACTTTCCAAGGATTACTGGCTTTTTCAAGTTGCACCATTATGCAACAACAATGTGGACCTTCCTCGTCAATTTCAACAAAACGGGAGGTAATCGAAAGCAATCAGAATGAACAGTGTTCTCAACAAGTGAGGATAATGAAAAGCAGCACATGAAAACGAAACTAGATATCGTGATGGGACTCG harbors:
- the LOC134080562 gene encoding integrin beta-7-like isoform X1 — encoded protein: MQQTWFMVIVILCCLGQNDTLDVRQTCQPQASCSECLRSPGCAWCKQGDFLKPGESNERRCDSAESLTSRKCEVGHVINPKPWKDILKDSQLSSDPKNVVQMKPQSVQLKLRIGQPHELKVVFKRAQGYPIDLYYLMDLSYSMKDDLDKIKNLGHDILTTLQNFTKDTHIGFGSFVDKVALPYVSQQILRLTNPCPSRMDQLHCRPAFSFRNILPLTEDADKFQKEVSKQKISANLDSPEAGLDAIMQAAVCWEKIGWRPKVTRILVYTSDDTFHMAGDGRLAGIYSPHDGQCHLENSVYQGTLQDYPSIGHLSTVLQNSSIQLIFAVTEEIYHAYKALSELIPGSVVGVLKNDSSNVVELISDAYRNLSASIVFDHEAAPAGLSISYQSSCGRGGWSDWSPHGECNGIKLDQQVEFTVRFNATACLTKREPIKIKVQGTDADFTVLVETLCDCECKDKQEKSSDCSGNGTFHCGMCSCDVKHLGQKCECQLSDDFESMKEMSALCRQTNSSDICGGHGLCECGKCACHNHYRGDYCECDDNSCPQHLHKMCNGKGSCSCGQCQCNDDYTGEKCHCPPEGKRNCRKGKMGGKPCSGHGECPCDRCICKEGLTGDYCDRVQEPCGMKYQSCMMCAAQGQTCETECQDLRAVRDEGAQEYACIHEGLTFYVDATNDGPIEIHYADLPSKNHKNIFESIDKTSVIIGSSVTGIVVIGIVIIIVYRLLIELYDLKEYRSFVRAQEMTDWKDTHNPLFQGATTTVMNPLHDDE
- the LOC134080562 gene encoding integrin beta-7-like isoform X2 yields the protein MQQTWFMVIVILCCLGQNDTLDVRQTCQPQASCSECLRSPGCAWCKQGDFLKPGESNERRCDSAESLTSRKCEVGHVINPKPWKDILKDSQLSSDPKNVVQMKPQSVQLKLRIGQPHELKVVFKRAQGYPIDLYYLMDLSYSMKDDLDKIKNLGHDILTTLQNFTKDTHIGFGSFVDKVALPYVSQQILRLTNPCPSRMDQLHCRPAFSFRNILPLTEDADKFQKEVSKQKISANLDSPEAGLDAIMQAAVCWEKIGWRPKVTRILVYTSDDTFHMAGDGRLAGIYSPHDGQCHLENSVYQGTLQDYPSIGHLSTVLQNSSIQLIFAVTEEIYHAYKALSELIPGSVVGVLKNDSSNVVELISDAYRNLSASIVFDHEAAPAGLSISYQSSCGRGGWSDWSPHGECNGIKLDQQVEFTVRFNATACLTKREPIKIKVQGTDADFTVLVETLCDCECKDKQEKSSDCSGNGTFHCGMCSCDVKHLGQKCECQLSDDFESMKEMSALCRQTNSSDICGGHGLCECGKCACHNHYRGDYCECDDNSCPQHLHKMCNGKGSCSCGQCQCNDDYTGEKCHCPPEGKRNCRKGKMGGKPCSGHGECPCDRCICKEGLTGDYCDRVQEPCGMKYQSCMMCAAQGQTCETECQDLRAVRDEGAQEYACIHEGLTFYVDATNDGPIEIHYADLPKSIDKTSVIIGSSVTGIVVIGIVIIIVYRLLIELYDLKEYRSFVRAQEMTDWKDTHNPLFQGATTTVMNPLHDDE